The window ATAATCTAACTCTAATTCAACACCGCTATTACGTACATCGCCACCATTTATGATGGGGGATTGGCCACCAGCACCGTAAGTTCCTAAAATAGCTGGAGCTGGAGGTTGGAAAAGCAAATCTTTAGTATCTTTGATAAAATAATTTGCAGTTACTTCAAGTGCATTAAAAACACTCATATCAACACCAATATTAGTCTGCTGAGTAGTTTCCCATTTCAAATCAGGATTAGCTGCTCTTCCTATTGCTGCACCATTGACTAAAACATCATTAAAAGCGTAAACACCTTCTCCAGTAAGAAGACCTCTGTATCCAAAAGGAAGTATTTTATCATTTCCAACTATACCAAAACTGGCTCTCAACTTTATGAATTCAATTGCAGAAAAATTATAAAACTCTTCATCTGAAATCACCCATGCACCAGAAATTGATCCGAAATATCCTATTCTATTGTTAGGTCCAAATCTTGTTGAGCCATCTCTTCTTAAAATACCAGAGATTAAATATCTTTTTGAATAATCGTATTCCGCTCTTAGAAACTGAGAGCTAAGCCTTTGAAATCCTTGATCAGACCCAACGTTGTTAAGATATCCATTAGCCGCTAGATTAGTTTTGATATCTGCTAAATCAATATCATTGTTAGGTATATTGAAGGCAGTACCATTAAGAGCACTAAAAGATTCTTCATTATATGATATACCTAAAGTACCCTTTACAGTATGGATTTCATTAAATTTCCTTTCATAATTAACAAAGCCTTCTAATATATAATCAAGATATGTTGTTCTTGCCTCAGTTACACTCGCTCCTCTTTCTAGTTGAATCCCCCCATCTACCTCTCCAACTTGAATAATTACAGGGTCCAAATTTTCATTCGAAGCTGTGTTCGCAAATTTCCCAGGTCCATACCATGTTAAGGGATTAAACCCTTTGAAATCTACAATAGAATAGTTGTATCCTAATCTACCATTTACAGTAAAATGGTCATCTATATCATAAGATATTTCTTGTTTACCTGTAATCTTATTTACGAGAGTTTCATTAAAAGAATTCTCCATTTGAGCTAATGGATTAATGATATCTGCAACTTCTTCTAGGTAAGAGTATCTATCATCAGTAAATAATGGTTCGGTTGGATAAGCATTTACAGTATTGTAGAGAACTGAACCTATTCCATTTTCAGGTAAACCACTACTAATTTCATGAGTAAATAAGAGTACATTAATGAACTTAAGTTTTTCTGTAAAATCAGTAGTAAAATTTAATCTTGCATTATATCGTTCAAAGTTTGCCTTTTCAGCACCAACAATTCCTTGTTGCCCAAAATACGAAGCCCCTATGTTATAAGTTGAATTACTATTCCCACCAGAAACAGATAAATTATAATTTTGAATAGGAGCATCACCAAATACTGCATCTTGCCAATCTGTGCCTTCCCCTAATTGAGAATTTGCAAAAGGTAGACTCTGTCCATTAGCAGTAAATGCTTCATTCTTGATTACAGCATATTCCCTTGCATTAAGTAAATCGAGTTTTTTAGCTGTTTGCTGAACACCGTAATAGCTATCAAATGAAAGTGTTGGTTTCTTATCTTTTGAACCTTGTTTAGTTTCTATCAGCACTACTCCATTTGCAGCCCTCACTCCATAGATACCTGCCGTAGCATCCTTTAAAATATTTACTGATTTAATATCATTTGGATTTAAAGCATTAAGTCCTGCTTGGTCATAAATAACTCCATCTACCAAGATGAGTGGATTATTATCACCATTTGTAGAAATACCACGAATCCTAATATTTGAAGATCCTCCAGGTGAGCCTGAGTTAGTAGAAATATTAACACCTGCTACAGCTCCTTGTAATGCTTGATCTAATCTTGGAACTTTTCTCTCTGTAATTTTTTCTGCTTTTACCTGTGCAGTTGCGCCTGTCAATTCTTTCTTTGTAGAGGTTCCATATCCTACGACAACTACTTCACTAAGGGCCTCAAAATCAGGGATCATTTTAACATTGATTACTGATCTGTTGTTTATCTTCTCAAATATTGGAGAATAACCTATGAAACTAAACCTGAGTTGAGCTTCGCCATCAACTGACAATTTGTAATTACCAGTTAAATCGGTAGTGGTACCAGTTGAAGTACCTACAATCATAATATTCACACCAGGAAGTGGCTCGTTATTTTCATCCGTTACCTTACCGGATATTACCCTATCCTGAGCACTAAGAATAGCACTGTAAAAAAGGATTGTAATTAGGGTTAAAATGTGCTTCATAGTCATTGAGTTTATTCAATTAAATTTTTGTTCGACTTTAATTAAAAAGACATCTCAAATGACA is drawn from Marivirga arenosa and contains these coding sequences:
- a CDS encoding SusC/RagA family TonB-linked outer membrane protein, with amino-acid sequence MKHILTLITILFYSAILSAQDRVISGKVTDENNEPLPGVNIMIVGTSTGTTTDLTGNYKLSVDGEAQLRFSFIGYSPIFEKINNRSVINVKMIPDFEALSEVVVVGYGTSTKKELTGATAQVKAEKITERKVPRLDQALQGAVAGVNISTNSGSPGGSSNIRIRGISTNGDNNPLILVDGVIYDQAGLNALNPNDIKSVNILKDATAGIYGVRAANGVVLIETKQGSKDKKPTLSFDSYYGVQQTAKKLDLLNAREYAVIKNEAFTANGQSLPFANSQLGEGTDWQDAVFGDAPIQNYNLSVSGGNSNSTYNIGASYFGQQGIVGAEKANFERYNARLNFTTDFTEKLKFINVLLFTHEISSGLPENGIGSVLYNTVNAYPTEPLFTDDRYSYLEEVADIINPLAQMENSFNETLVNKITGKQEISYDIDDHFTVNGRLGYNYSIVDFKGFNPLTWYGPGKFANTASNENLDPVIIQVGEVDGGIQLERGASVTEARTTYLDYILEGFVNYERKFNEIHTVKGTLGISYNEESFSALNGTAFNIPNNDIDLADIKTNLAANGYLNNVGSDQGFQRLSSQFLRAEYDYSKRYLISGILRRDGSTRFGPNNRIGYFGSISGAWVISDEEFYNFSAIEFIKLRASFGIVGNDKILPFGYRGLLTGEGVYAFNDVLVNGAAIGRAANPDLKWETTQQTNIGVDMSVFNALEVTANYFIKDTKDLLFQPPAPAILGTYGAGGQSPIINGGDVRNSGVELELDYSKNVSDDFRFGIGFNVTYLKNEVLSVPEGLEFQNGASFGVGGGIATRLEPGFPIGYFIGYETDGIFQNQAEIDAAPEQRNAQPGDLRFVDQDGDGVIDFGGDTDRTQIGSPLPDFTMGLNLSTSFKGFDISANVFAALGQEIIRNYERQQPYANQLDYVLERWTRPGSSNTVPRVTTGLTQNTVFSDFFVEDGSFVRLRNLQLGYTLPQAWTNPAKISNVRLYLSANNLLTITKYMGFDPDVGSPSPFSAGIDNGIYPQARVIMGGVSLNF